The DNA window TTAGGGAGTATGctgaatgaaagaaaaaaaagaggaaaCCTATAGTTAATTAATGTAGTGAGTTATATATgaagaataagaaaaaaaaataaaataattgatgTTCTGACTTTTTTGTTTTACCTGCAAGTCGAAAAggtaataattgaaaaagagaAAACCCTAAACAATGTCTAAGTTAAAATAGAAAAggataaataaaataagtttcttttttttatatatatatatatgtactgtACAGCAAGAGAATTgatttaaaatatttcaaaaaaaaaaaaaaaaagagagagagaattgatttaaaagaataataataataataatatttaatagacTCTCATAGAAATAGAAGGCTTCGTTGtataaattatttctttttaatttatataaaaaaagtgACAATCATATTGAATTAACACATTATGGGACACAGTTTTCTGTTGTGTTTTCTAACAGAGGATCTTCATTCTAATGATATGTCCACACAATTTTCAgatatatatgtgttatattTATGTGTACACATGTTGTCCCTAAAGTTTTTTAACATAGACGTAGACATGAAGACAAATGACCTCTCACTTAAATTTTACTACTggtgaaatttaaatttaacattACTCTCACTTATTTTACTATCATACTTTTATCTCACTTACCAGTAATTTAATTGTAGCCGGCAAAAGACAAACTTCAAAGTCAACACTTCCCTCTTCAGCCCCGGGAAACGGCGTTAGCTTACCGTCAATCTTATTGCCCAGACCACTTCGAACCGCCACTGGTCTTCCCCAACCAAAATCATTACCGTAGACATTAAACCGGTGCGAACCACCACTTAACAATAAGTTTGGCGGCAGTTTTCCTACACCTGCTAACGTAGGCCTCTCAATCCAATCCTCCAAGTACTTTCTCGCTTCAATCGCCGTAAGGGAACGAATCTTTTCTCTAATTTGAGCCGCTGCCCAACCCAATCCACGATCCAATAGCTCCCCTCCTTTGCACTCTACGTTCACACCAAGAACCGCGTTTCCCAGGTAGCCTTCTGGCAGCGGTGGCTCAAGTCTTGATCTCAGCCCCATTGCTACTCTGTAACAGACATCATCGTCGGATTTCAGATCCCTGACACGTGTCACAGATATCCAAAGATGAGCCATCAGCGCTTGAAGAGACGAGATCTCGTTATTGGTGAACCCCATCTCGGCGTTGGCTTTTGCCTTGAGCTCAATGATTCTTTCCCTGGAAAAATGGATCATGATCTTTTGTTGTAGATCAGTTTCTGATGATAATGAAGAAGAGTTTTCTTTATGATCATCTTCGTAGAAGAATGGGACTCGGATCGGGAGATTGAGGAAGAAATTGCCGCCGTCTGAGTTGAAAACGATGCCGTTATTAACGTAGCTGCCCTCGCGTGAGATTTCTGACCAAACGTTGATAAACTTCCAGAATGACGTGCCGTCAATGACAGCATGGTTCGCACTACACGCGACAAAGAGACCGTCGACGAGTTCAGTTACCTGCACGGCCAACAAAGGTAGATTTGAAACGGCGGCTTCGTAGTTGGGAACTCCGTTTAAGAAAAACAGAGGGTAAACGATGTCGTTTGGGATAATGACTGGCTCGAGAATATCCGCCACTGTGATGCCATCAGTAACGGCGTGAACGAAAAGGACTCCGGCTCCGTCACAGTTAACGTGGAAACAAGTAGTTTCATCGTCGGTATTTATGGTCTTGACGAGTCGGCCGGCGAGAGGATAAAGAATATCCAACGTACGAGAGAGAGTGACTTGTAAGTGTTGGATGAAGTTTGTATCGGAATCGGACGGTGGCTTGTTATGAAAAAGAAGACCCATTTGAATGTGATGAAGATCGAGGAGTCGAAGATCGCACGGAGTTAGGTCTAGTCGTTCACCGTTTAACTCACTGTGATTAATATCATCACCATCATCCTTATGGTGGAGATTCGCTGGCTGAACGAGAGTAGTTGAGATGAATCGGATTTTGATGTCGTTCATGGTATGGATATGATCTCTACGCAGTTAATGATGAgatatgtatcaattcacagaGTACAAATTGGATTCCTATATATAAATTCCATTCCAATGGCGCAATGTAAAGCTcaagcttttttttttccttatttttaaatggttaatttttatgatattgcATGCATGGGCCCAGCGTGTATACTGTATACCACTCAATTTGTCTTTATTATTATGGCAAATTATGTAATACCTCATATACTTTTACTGCATACCACAACACATCTTAGCCATTGGattccaaaaaataaatttttgctAAGATCTAAGGGATATGTGACCTTAACCAAAAGGTAAAGGCAATATAACTATAGAAATTGGTGACCGATTCTCTTTTGTGCTATTgtactatatttttatttgtaaacTCATCTTCTTCTCTTCAATAAATACATTTTGGCAATTAgacatacttttttttattctacCTATATGTATGTAGAAATttaatctaataatattaaaataattttaaaaaattattaatatcaacaatttatttttaaaaaattaaatttattattttgaacatcattaatataattttacatagttcaaaatcaattaaaaaaaattatagcgaAAGTTTCCAAAAAATTTACTTTGATGTAGATAAattctcaattttaaaaaatagcggTAATAGTCCTCAAGCTCGAAAATCTTATAAGTCCGTTGGTCCTTATTTTAACAGATTCGATAGTTGCTTCAAAAATATCACGTGTTGATATTAAGACATAAGCCCCTAAAAAGTTTACTTTAATGCAGATAAGTCCTTAATCTCAAAAAATTATAGTAAAAGTCTCCAAGCTCAAGATTCTCGTTAATACATAGGTACACAATTCAACAACTTTATTTGTACTTCTTAAAATTGTCACGTGTCAAAATTTTATCAGTCCACgtcataaaaaatttatttaaacaacaaaaaaatattaaatattttaataacctattttttcattttctttttattaaagattaaaaaattttatttatattataacagctattaaaattcaaaatttataaaatgcaaaaatatttataacataATTATTTTTCCAAACTTCCCAAATAAACAAACGGCATGTGACTACAAGATCATTACCGAAGGAGAAGATTATTGTATTGATCTTCTTGATTGATGCCAAAGTTTTTCTCATTGCCACATCAACGTCTTCTTCTGTGAGGGGTTCAAGAGCAGTCGTCTGAGAGTGGTTCGGTTCGGCTCAACGACGTCCTCCGTttcaattttttgttttcatttattaatttactattattagtttaattccaattaatatttttatgaggTTAGAATTATAAGGAGTTCattccttaattaattttaatgttgtgatcgtgtttatgtgttgaaactaatttagttttttcattagtcttgtcttttgacatggttgTTTAGTCTTGTCTTTCGACATGgttttttagtcttttccttttaGTTTTTTCTGGTTCGAGTCTTGTCTTTTGGCATGGGTTGTGTAGCTCGTAATCATTATGGTGCTATGGTAGAAGCATTCAAGAAGGGGAAGATTGGATGTGTTCAACCCGAAATTACTGAGATAATAGACATTAAAGAAGCATTGAGTTGGATTGCAACTCATTCGTGGGATAGAGTCATGTTGGAAACAGGTAGCTTGGTGTGTGTCCAAGCAATTCAGAGCGGTATTTTATGCCTTCAcaatttgtgttttgtaaaacgatctgcaaataagttggctcattgcttggcaagagactcttgtttctctacaggtCGTGTGCTTCTGTTGAAGGACTGTTCCTCTGAAGTACGTTCTATTGTTttgaataaatttattaatcaatagatcttatgatttttattcaaaaaaaaaaactttatatataaaaaaaataaagttttctTACAAACTTCTACGATTTGCCACCTACCCTTCTCATTCTCGGTGGGGGAGGCTTACTGTCGAGTGTTGACCAGTAACATTCCTTCATCTCCACCTTCTTCCTCGTCCATCCCACTATCTCAGAAAACTAATTaagcaaaagaaaaaagaagagatGTGATCAGGATAAGGATCAGATATTTGAGAGAGAtgaagttttttgttttttttttctttatatttttaagaacCCGAGAGATATGGATGGAGTATGCGATAGAAAAAAATGAGATATGGGTGGTGGTGGGTGGTGGGTGGTGGGTTTTGGTGGCCAATTCTTTGAACTCGACTTTTCTGGTTCAAAGTTTATATAGACAATTTTTTTAAGGTGGCCCCTCTAGCTAATGGAAATTGAAGAGTTTTAGTAGAGCAGATCAGGGCTGGGTAGGTTGGGTTGGGAGTGaacgagaagaagaagaagaaataaagaaaaaacaatagaaaagataaaaaaaaaaagtaaagttaattaattagttttggaaATTAATTATtcgtttatatttattttaaattgaaattatgatttggaccaataaaataTCAACACATGTATTTTTCGGATGAACAAACAGAGCAATTAAATTGGGTACCTACGGACAAACGAGAATCTTGAGCTTGAGGCTATTACTACAATTTTTAAAGATTGAAAACTTATTTGCAtcaaagttaattttttaagaacttTTACTGCAATTTAATATCAACATGTGACATTTTTGGAGCGACTAATGGATCTCTTAAAATGAAGACTAAACAACTTACAAGAATCTCGAGCTTGGGAACTATTACCGTTATTTTTCAAGGTTAAGGACTTATCTATATCAAAGTTAATGTTTTGAGAATTTAAATGCAATTTTAATACACAAAGAATTTATTTATCTTTACATAAAAGGAGTGCAAAATTACattaaataattcaaaaaaacaTGCCATATACATATCATAAACTTATAATTTTGTGCCATGAAAATATGAATTTGTACCATAAATATGTCTAttttgattgatgtttatgttggaatttattttacaaggatcttagatctaatcacaagtatgttgtttaacaccctaaatatgaactttctaaaacgataaattaaacacatataaagttaagaaaaccttacattgatgcagcggaattaatgtctccttccactcagatctctaacccttgtatcctttctgttgcagagtataatcaagatctgagcccgaatgtccttcttctttgagtttgatccttcacagtcttccaatctatgattgagttactgcttgctgtgtgtgggcactcactctttcactagggtcgaaaatttatgaagagaaaagagaagagggtttcggccaaggtatagaaaatagggaagactcagtttttttctgaagagagaaatttctgtcagataactaatgaatgtattttttgactgagccatcactttctatttataggcaactactaggtttaggttaggaattatttggcattaaaataatgaaaatatcaatttgaatttccacaaatagtggccggccatggtgtgataatgggccccacttgattttgcagttttaacaaattttgtttctattttctcaagaacgccaattttccaattctaaccatttaaatgccaaaactaattatttaataactaaaatagattattaaataatattgtcatttaatttaattattaactagacatataaagtccattaataaataaataaacctagaatctctttttttttttacaatttcacccgtgcttagtgaaaattcacaaattagacatagtctaactttagaattataattgatcgatcacgaatcaattaatgagtattacaagcagaatgttctcaactagaatggggaccatggatctatatgctgagcttccaataagtga is part of the Cannabis sativa cultivar Pink pepper isolate KNU-18-1 chromosome 5, ASM2916894v1, whole genome shotgun sequence genome and encodes:
- the LOC115716933 gene encoding uncharacterized acetyltransferase At3g50280-like, with product MNDIKIRFISTTLVQPANLHHKDDGDDINHSELNGERLDLTPCDLRLLDLHHIQMGLLFHNKPPSDSDTNFIQHLQVTLSRTLDILYPLAGRLVKTINTDDETTCFHVNCDGAGVLFVHAVTDGITVADILEPVIIPNDIVYPLFFLNGVPNYEAAVSNLPLLAVQVTELVDGLFVACSANHAVIDGTSFWKFINVWSEISREGSYVNNGIVFNSDGGNFFLNLPIRVPFFYEDDHKENSSSLSSETDLQQKIMIHFSRERIIELKAKANAEMGFTNNEISSLQALMAHLWISVTRVRDLKSDDDVCYRVAMGLRSRLEPPLPEGYLGNAVLGVNVECKGGELLDRGLGWAAAQIREKIRSLTAIEARKYLEDWIERPTLAGVGKLPPNLLLSGGSHRFNVYGNDFGWGRPVAVRSGLGNKIDGKLTPFPGAEEGSVDFEVCLLPATIKLLVHNHHHI